One Alnus glutinosa chromosome 3, dhAlnGlut1.1, whole genome shotgun sequence genomic region harbors:
- the LOC133862370 gene encoding ribonucleases P/MRP protein subunit POP1-like isoform X2 codes for MMAAFEGSKRSQASTALPPRKINVKKFTESRGPELEALHSIVADRLSNNFRSRRNKRRRTTAFDNQVARKSCRKKRKLGGEVDKGNALDKDKEKKVPRRVRRRVELQMNPENGFVASGDGTKRLRMHVWHAKRFTMMKLWGVYLPMGLQGRGSRALLKWFKHGVLIHDASYHVAVQLEGPEDSLISVLKMVMVPSPSALSEDISHSVISGVIYGSAMLHHVGAPVSQSIAPVTYMWRPILNRDSDAMDHDGDGCNKPESIECYSSFRQIWVWIHVSALSEGFDSLKFACQKEMDERGCLVNCFSREGQLAKLEVLGSKAFQHLQKILHPVTCSSENSWPMKIHSAAVSDNDPQFKRSAVLENGEGFGTHAILSLRVKDPRIMPETGIADVPESLSTGMLSVPEAEIKEHAALPGISDNKELLLSIWSKPEGKSTIYYDNELWNNGSGVSPPVEESVLCMEKHHLHMDNFCLDDPNSGVLNTSTKVQCSRSCPILLLKNNNQKGSLIGWSIVLPLSWVRAFWAPLVSKGAHAIGLREKHWVACEMGLPFFPSDFPDCNAYTNFMATEADAFNKKAERCPPDVRPWRVPIPPPWDTVRLAFNEGPARVGNGEIHSEEDMVDRNFLSNSDSGNCSKSSFVYHGNQFDGLVARTYSVLTDFMRGIQCDRLLLFPQLPDRKTSIFKFMKDESMFGLCLNGIAQFSYDGKLCYLRILLHAYKEGVFEEGAVVCVPQLSDLSLMITRSGNDEERLQMPQSAVRSYFKEQSSARWELHIPEDAVARESHRWPIGFVTTGFVRGSKKPIAEALCEAVLLARLREEQWKNMPRKRRKEIYVLVRNLRSSSYRLALATIVLEQEEDVEFM; via the exons ATGATGGCTGCTTTCGAAGGAAGCAAACGGTCTCAAGCTTCAACAGCTCTACCTCCACGCAAAATCAATGTCAAGAAATTCACAGAGTCTCGAGGTCCCGAGCTTGAGGCTCTTCACTCAATAGTTGCGGATCGGTTGAGCAATAATTTCAGGTCTCGGAGGAACAAGAGACGGAGAACCACTGCATTCGACAATCAGGTTGCGAGGAAGAGCTGCAGGAAGAAGCGGAAGTTAGGAGGAGAAGTTGATAAGGGCAATGCTTTGGACAAAGATAAGGAGAAGAAGGTTCCTCGGCGTGTTCGTCGCAGAGTTGAGCTTCAAATGAATCCGGAAAATGGTTTTGTTGCTTCTGGAGATGGGACTAAGAGACTGAGAATGCATGTTTGGCATGCAAAGCGGTTCACAATGATGAAGCTCTGGGGCGTTTACCTTCCTATGGGTTTGCAGGGCAG GGGTTCTAGGGCGCTCTTGAAGTGGTTTAAACACGGGGTGCTCATACATGATGCAAGCTATCATGTTGCTGTCCAATTGGAGGGTCCGGAG GATTCGTTAATTTCAGTTCTAAAGATGGTAATGGTGCCTTCCCCTTCGGCTCTTTCTGAAGATATTTCTCACTCTGTTATTTCTGGTGTCATATATGGAAGTGCTATG CTTCATCATGTTGGAGCACCTGTTTCTCAGTCAATTGCTCCTGTGACCTATATGTGGCGACCCATTCTTAATAGAGATAGTGATGCTATGGATCATGATGGTGATGGATGTAACAAGCCAGAAAGTATTGAGTGTTATTCTTCCTTTCGCCAGATATGGGTGTGGATACATGTTTCTGCTTTAAGTGAAGGATTTGATTCACTAAAATTTGCTTGCCAAAAGGAG ATGGATGAGAGGGGATGTCTGGTCAATTGTTTTTCGCGTGAAGGTCAACTTGCAAAACTCGAAGTATTGGGATCAAAGGCATTCCAACATCTTCAGAAGATATTACATCCTGTTACTTG TTCTTCAGAGAATTCTTGGCCAATGAAGATACATTCAGCTGCAGTGTCCGACAATGACCCTCAATTTAAGAGGTCTGCTGTTCTTGAAAATGGAGAGGGTTTTGGTACTCATGCAATTTTGTCTCTTAGAGTCAAGGATCCTCGCATAATGCCTGAGACAGGGATTGCAGATGTTCCGGAATCACTTTCTACTGGTATGCTCAGTGTACCAGAAGCTGAAATTAAAGAGCATGCTGCATTACCAGGAATATCAGACAACAAGGAGTTGCTCTTATCAATTTGGTCAAAACCTGAAGGAAAGAGCACTATTTATTATGACAATGAGTTATGGAATAATGGCAGTGGAGTAAGTCCCCCTGTGGAAGAGAGTGTGTTGTGCATGGAAAAACATCACCTGCATATGGATAACTTTTGTCTTGACGATCCAAATTCAGGAGTGCTGAACACTTCAACCAAGGTGCAGTGCTCAAGATCTTGCCCTATTctgcttttaaaaaataataaccaaaagGGCTCACTTATAGG aTGGTCCATTGTACTTCCCTTAAGTTGGGTCAGGGCCTTTTGGGCTCCTCTTGTCTCCAAGGGAGCTCATGCAATAGGTTTGAGAGAGAAGCATTGGGTTGCGTGTGAA ATGGGGTTGCCATTTTTCCCTTCGGATTTTCCTGATTGCAATGCATACACAAACTTTATGGCAACTGAAGCTGATGCCTTTAATAAAAAAGCAGAACGTTGTCCTCCTGATGTAAGACCTTGGAGAGTTCCCATTCCACCCCCATGGGACACTGTCCGGCTTGCTTTTAACGAAGGACCTGCTAGAGTTGGAAATGGGGAAATTCACAGTGAGGAAGATATGGTTGATAGGAATTTTTTGTCCAACTCTGATTCAGGAAATTGTAGTAAATCATCGTTTGTTTATCATGGTAATCAATTTGATGGACTGGTAGCAAGGACATACTCCGTGCTGACTGATTTCATGAGAGGAATCCAATGTGATCGTTTGCTTCTATTTCCTCAACTACCAGACAGGAAGACAAGTATTTTTAAGTTTATGAAGGATGAAAGCATGTTTGGCCTCTGCCTAAATGGTATTGCCCAGTTTAGTTATGATGGTAAATTATGTTATCTTCGAATTCTTCTCCATGCTTATAAGGAAGGCGTTTTCGAAGAGGGAGCTGTTGTGTGTGTACCTCAACTTAGTGATTTATCACTGATGATTACAAG GTCAGGAAATGACGAGGAAAGACTTCAAATGCCTCAATCTGCTGTAAGATCATACTTCAAGGAGCAATCTTCTGCTAGGTGGGAACTCCACATACCAGAAGATGCTGTTGCAAGGGAATCTCATCGGTGGCCGATCGGCTTTGTCACAACGGGATTTGTTCGAGGGAG CAAGAAGCCAATAGCAGAGGCTTTATGTGAGGCAGTCTTGCTCGCTCGTCTTAGAGAGGAGCAGTGGAAGAATATGCCCAGAAAGCGAAGAAAGGAGATCTATGTGCTGGTTAGGAATCTAAGATCTTCATCCTATAGGCTTGCTCTTGCGACCATCGTCCTGGAACAAGAGGAAGATGTGGAATTTATGTGA
- the LOC133862370 gene encoding ribonucleases P/MRP protein subunit POP1-like isoform X1: MMAAFEGSKRSQASTALPPRKINVKKFTESRGPELEALHSIVADRLSNNFRSRRNKRRRTTAFDNQVARKSCRKKRKLGGEVDKGNALDKDKEKKVPRRVRRRVELQMNPENGFVASGDGTKRLRMHVWHAKRFTMMKLWGVYLPMGLQGRGRGSRALLKWFKHGVLIHDASYHVAVQLEGPEDSLISVLKMVMVPSPSALSEDISHSVISGVIYGSAMLHHVGAPVSQSIAPVTYMWRPILNRDSDAMDHDGDGCNKPESIECYSSFRQIWVWIHVSALSEGFDSLKFACQKEMDERGCLVNCFSREGQLAKLEVLGSKAFQHLQKILHPVTCSSENSWPMKIHSAAVSDNDPQFKRSAVLENGEGFGTHAILSLRVKDPRIMPETGIADVPESLSTGMLSVPEAEIKEHAALPGISDNKELLLSIWSKPEGKSTIYYDNELWNNGSGVSPPVEESVLCMEKHHLHMDNFCLDDPNSGVLNTSTKVQCSRSCPILLLKNNNQKGSLIGWSIVLPLSWVRAFWAPLVSKGAHAIGLREKHWVACEMGLPFFPSDFPDCNAYTNFMATEADAFNKKAERCPPDVRPWRVPIPPPWDTVRLAFNEGPARVGNGEIHSEEDMVDRNFLSNSDSGNCSKSSFVYHGNQFDGLVARTYSVLTDFMRGIQCDRLLLFPQLPDRKTSIFKFMKDESMFGLCLNGIAQFSYDGKLCYLRILLHAYKEGVFEEGAVVCVPQLSDLSLMITRSGNDEERLQMPQSAVRSYFKEQSSARWELHIPEDAVARESHRWPIGFVTTGFVRGSKKPIAEALCEAVLLARLREEQWKNMPRKRRKEIYVLVRNLRSSSYRLALATIVLEQEEDVEFM; encoded by the exons ATGATGGCTGCTTTCGAAGGAAGCAAACGGTCTCAAGCTTCAACAGCTCTACCTCCACGCAAAATCAATGTCAAGAAATTCACAGAGTCTCGAGGTCCCGAGCTTGAGGCTCTTCACTCAATAGTTGCGGATCGGTTGAGCAATAATTTCAGGTCTCGGAGGAACAAGAGACGGAGAACCACTGCATTCGACAATCAGGTTGCGAGGAAGAGCTGCAGGAAGAAGCGGAAGTTAGGAGGAGAAGTTGATAAGGGCAATGCTTTGGACAAAGATAAGGAGAAGAAGGTTCCTCGGCGTGTTCGTCGCAGAGTTGAGCTTCAAATGAATCCGGAAAATGGTTTTGTTGCTTCTGGAGATGGGACTAAGAGACTGAGAATGCATGTTTGGCATGCAAAGCGGTTCACAATGATGAAGCTCTGGGGCGTTTACCTTCCTATGGGTTTGCAGGGCAG AGGAAGGGGTTCTAGGGCGCTCTTGAAGTGGTTTAAACACGGGGTGCTCATACATGATGCAAGCTATCATGTTGCTGTCCAATTGGAGGGTCCGGAG GATTCGTTAATTTCAGTTCTAAAGATGGTAATGGTGCCTTCCCCTTCGGCTCTTTCTGAAGATATTTCTCACTCTGTTATTTCTGGTGTCATATATGGAAGTGCTATG CTTCATCATGTTGGAGCACCTGTTTCTCAGTCAATTGCTCCTGTGACCTATATGTGGCGACCCATTCTTAATAGAGATAGTGATGCTATGGATCATGATGGTGATGGATGTAACAAGCCAGAAAGTATTGAGTGTTATTCTTCCTTTCGCCAGATATGGGTGTGGATACATGTTTCTGCTTTAAGTGAAGGATTTGATTCACTAAAATTTGCTTGCCAAAAGGAG ATGGATGAGAGGGGATGTCTGGTCAATTGTTTTTCGCGTGAAGGTCAACTTGCAAAACTCGAAGTATTGGGATCAAAGGCATTCCAACATCTTCAGAAGATATTACATCCTGTTACTTG TTCTTCAGAGAATTCTTGGCCAATGAAGATACATTCAGCTGCAGTGTCCGACAATGACCCTCAATTTAAGAGGTCTGCTGTTCTTGAAAATGGAGAGGGTTTTGGTACTCATGCAATTTTGTCTCTTAGAGTCAAGGATCCTCGCATAATGCCTGAGACAGGGATTGCAGATGTTCCGGAATCACTTTCTACTGGTATGCTCAGTGTACCAGAAGCTGAAATTAAAGAGCATGCTGCATTACCAGGAATATCAGACAACAAGGAGTTGCTCTTATCAATTTGGTCAAAACCTGAAGGAAAGAGCACTATTTATTATGACAATGAGTTATGGAATAATGGCAGTGGAGTAAGTCCCCCTGTGGAAGAGAGTGTGTTGTGCATGGAAAAACATCACCTGCATATGGATAACTTTTGTCTTGACGATCCAAATTCAGGAGTGCTGAACACTTCAACCAAGGTGCAGTGCTCAAGATCTTGCCCTATTctgcttttaaaaaataataaccaaaagGGCTCACTTATAGG aTGGTCCATTGTACTTCCCTTAAGTTGGGTCAGGGCCTTTTGGGCTCCTCTTGTCTCCAAGGGAGCTCATGCAATAGGTTTGAGAGAGAAGCATTGGGTTGCGTGTGAA ATGGGGTTGCCATTTTTCCCTTCGGATTTTCCTGATTGCAATGCATACACAAACTTTATGGCAACTGAAGCTGATGCCTTTAATAAAAAAGCAGAACGTTGTCCTCCTGATGTAAGACCTTGGAGAGTTCCCATTCCACCCCCATGGGACACTGTCCGGCTTGCTTTTAACGAAGGACCTGCTAGAGTTGGAAATGGGGAAATTCACAGTGAGGAAGATATGGTTGATAGGAATTTTTTGTCCAACTCTGATTCAGGAAATTGTAGTAAATCATCGTTTGTTTATCATGGTAATCAATTTGATGGACTGGTAGCAAGGACATACTCCGTGCTGACTGATTTCATGAGAGGAATCCAATGTGATCGTTTGCTTCTATTTCCTCAACTACCAGACAGGAAGACAAGTATTTTTAAGTTTATGAAGGATGAAAGCATGTTTGGCCTCTGCCTAAATGGTATTGCCCAGTTTAGTTATGATGGTAAATTATGTTATCTTCGAATTCTTCTCCATGCTTATAAGGAAGGCGTTTTCGAAGAGGGAGCTGTTGTGTGTGTACCTCAACTTAGTGATTTATCACTGATGATTACAAG GTCAGGAAATGACGAGGAAAGACTTCAAATGCCTCAATCTGCTGTAAGATCATACTTCAAGGAGCAATCTTCTGCTAGGTGGGAACTCCACATACCAGAAGATGCTGTTGCAAGGGAATCTCATCGGTGGCCGATCGGCTTTGTCACAACGGGATTTGTTCGAGGGAG CAAGAAGCCAATAGCAGAGGCTTTATGTGAGGCAGTCTTGCTCGCTCGTCTTAGAGAGGAGCAGTGGAAGAATATGCCCAGAAAGCGAAGAAAGGAGATCTATGTGCTGGTTAGGAATCTAAGATCTTCATCCTATAGGCTTGCTCTTGCGACCATCGTCCTGGAACAAGAGGAAGATGTGGAATTTATGTGA